One Chryseobacterium wanjuense genomic region harbors:
- the dinB gene encoding DNA polymerase IV translates to MNRAIVHMDLDTFFVSCERRNNSQLQGIPLIIGGGDRGVVASCSYEARKFGVRSAMPIRMAQRLCPDARIIRGDYELYSNLSHTVTEIIREKVPVMEKASVDEFYLDLSGMDKFFGCYQWTQEIASAVTKETGLPISFALSTNKTVSKIGTGESKPVGRLEIKDMEVKPFLNPLSIKKIPMVGDKTFQLLSRIGIRTIHTLSEMPVLVLQQMIGVNGKELWKKANGIDENPVIPYSERKSISTERTFSNNTMDIIELKRLISGMAEQLAYQLRQEKWLTSTVIIKIRYANFDTETKQCKVAYTAADHTLSRVALELFNKVYTRRMRLRLVGLRFTGLVHGSHQMNLFEDTEEQMRLYQTMDYLKNRFGTGAVGKASGFDFGK, encoded by the coding sequence GTGAACCGAGCGATTGTACATATGGACCTGGATACATTTTTTGTATCCTGTGAGAGGCGTAATAACTCCCAGCTTCAAGGTATCCCTCTGATTATAGGAGGCGGAGACCGGGGAGTGGTAGCTTCTTGCTCGTATGAGGCAAGGAAATTCGGAGTCCGTTCCGCAATGCCGATACGCATGGCTCAGAGGCTTTGCCCTGATGCCAGGATAATTCGCGGGGATTATGAACTGTATTCCAATTTATCACATACCGTTACTGAAATTATCCGGGAAAAGGTTCCGGTCATGGAAAAGGCAAGTGTAGATGAATTTTACCTTGATCTTTCCGGAATGGATAAGTTCTTCGGATGTTATCAGTGGACACAGGAAATTGCATCAGCCGTTACCAAAGAGACAGGACTTCCTATCAGCTTTGCCTTATCGACGAATAAAACAGTCTCAAAAATCGGGACGGGAGAGTCAAAGCCTGTAGGAAGGCTTGAAATTAAGGACATGGAGGTAAAACCCTTCTTAAATCCCTTGTCCATTAAAAAAATTCCGATGGTAGGAGACAAGACTTTCCAGCTTCTTTCAAGAATCGGTATCCGTACCATCCACACCTTATCCGAGATGCCGGTGCTGGTACTTCAGCAAATGATTGGGGTTAACGGGAAAGAGCTTTGGAAAAAAGCCAACGGCATTGATGAAAATCCGGTTATCCCCTATTCTGAAAGAAAATCCATCTCAACCGAAAGGACTTTTTCAAATAATACGATGGATATTATTGAGCTCAAAAGACTCATATCCGGGATGGCAGAACAATTGGCCTATCAATTGAGGCAGGAAAAATGGCTGACCTCTACAGTTATCATTAAAATCCGTTATGCCAATTTCGATACGGAGACCAAGCAATGTAAAGTAGCCTATACTGCTGCTGATCATACGCTTTCGAGAGTGGCGCTGGAGCTTTTCAACAAGGTGTATACAAGACGGATGAGGCTCCGGCTGGTCGGCTTGCGCTTTACAGGCTTGGTCCACGGCAGCCATCAGATGAATCTTTTTGAAGATACCGAAGAGCAGATGAGGCTCTACCAGACCATGGATTATCTTAAAAATCGATTCGGAACGGGGGCTGTGGGCAAGGCATCTGGTTTTGATTTCGGAAAATAA
- a CDS encoding XRE family transcriptional regulator, with product MSVFAENIRFLRDQEKISQQKLADALFITRERYAKYEDGRSEPPIEILLRISRYHKVSIDLLVSIDIRKYPLDSLVNLPDNKILLPVVIDPEGNKYIEIVPQKASMGYLKGFSDPEYIESLPRIQLPFLGHGIFRGFMADGDSMPPFADGTCVIGEYVETLDDLKKGKEYMFITQQGYTFKTFVKKNTRSITVVADNTFYDPYDIPLKDMIQIWRYVRGILPQDYKPHYLPDHVKLKDLVDEAKRSISNLETKLFHLNNNE from the coding sequence ATGTCAGTTTTTGCAGAAAATATCAGGTTTTTGAGAGATCAGGAAAAAATATCGCAACAGAAGCTTGCCGATGCTCTTTTCATTACAAGAGAGCGGTATGCAAAATATGAAGATGGCAGATCGGAGCCACCTATTGAGATCCTGCTGAGGATATCAAGGTATCATAAAGTGAGCATCGACCTTTTGGTGAGTATCGATATCAGGAAATATCCTTTGGATAGCCTGGTAAATCTTCCAGACAATAAAATTTTACTGCCCGTAGTGATTGATCCTGAAGGAAACAAATATATTGAAATTGTCCCTCAGAAAGCTTCTATGGGGTATCTGAAAGGCTTTAGTGATCCGGAATATATTGAAAGCCTTCCGCGAATCCAGCTTCCGTTTTTGGGGCATGGAATATTCAGGGGATTTATGGCTGACGGGGATTCAATGCCGCCTTTTGCTGACGGAACCTGTGTGATAGGGGAATATGTCGAAACCCTGGATGATTTAAAAAAGGGAAAAGAATATATGTTTATCACCCAACAGGGCTATACCTTCAAAACATTTGTAAAAAAAAATACCCGAAGTATAACGGTAGTCGCAGATAATACATTCTATGATCCGTACGATATTCCTTTAAAGGATATGATCCAGATATGGCGTTATGTACGAGGGATTTTACCCCAGGATTATAAACCTCATTATCTTCCGGATCATGTCAAGCTTAAAGATTTGGTGGATGAAGCAAAACGGAGTATCAGTAATTTGGAAACGAAACTTTTTCATTTGAATAACAATGAGTAA
- a CDS encoding cation:proton antiporter, producing MNGLLWSICLLCLTTLGIMFLLKKLKQPYLIAYIMAGIVLGPHVSGVFTEPDEIELVGEIGIMLLMFFLGMEIDVPDNRSLLVKPVIAQSIKILLSIICAFSVGYIIGLSLNSIILIAVLFVFNSTAVVSEFLKKHHTLKTTFGIMILNMLIFQDLLLAPVLMMLKVWNKDDSSFVNSMLPILVCIAIFFVLKKIRTAQEIKLPEFFKTIENDHDLQVFSGLLICLGFGLLAETAGLSSALGSFIAGVLVGRIKTFHWLEHSLIPFKIFFVTLFFVSIGLRIDISYLYFNFRFILLGAFFVLISNSIMSAIIFRLLRYNWKDSWYGGALLSQTGEFGILALSIAYKTGIIEYSLYKDGLGITCLSLLLFTIWISVLKKLIERKSVIPH from the coding sequence ATGAATGGATTACTCTGGTCAATATGCCTACTCTGTCTTACCACATTAGGAATAATGTTTTTGCTCAAGAAACTTAAGCAGCCTTACCTGATTGCCTATATTATGGCCGGTATTGTGCTCGGACCTCACGTATCGGGGGTTTTCACTGAGCCGGACGAGATAGAACTTGTCGGCGAAATAGGAATTATGCTCCTGATGTTCTTTCTGGGAATGGAAATTGATGTTCCCGATAACCGAAGTTTGCTTGTAAAACCTGTCATAGCACAAAGCATAAAAATACTTTTGAGTATCATCTGTGCCTTTTCAGTAGGCTATATTATAGGGCTTTCTTTGAACAGTATCATTCTTATCGCCGTACTTTTTGTATTTAACAGTACTGCAGTAGTCAGCGAATTTTTGAAAAAACACCATACTTTAAAAACAACCTTTGGAATAATGATTCTCAATATGCTGATTTTTCAGGATTTGCTGTTAGCTCCTGTCCTAATGATGCTCAAAGTCTGGAATAAGGATGATTCCAGTTTTGTGAATAGTATGCTTCCCATTTTGGTATGTATTGCTATTTTTTTTGTTCTGAAAAAAATAAGGACTGCCCAGGAGATCAAATTACCGGAATTTTTCAAGACCATAGAAAACGACCATGATCTACAGGTTTTTTCGGGACTTCTTATTTGTCTGGGATTCGGACTGCTGGCTGAAACAGCCGGATTAAGCAGCGCCTTAGGGAGTTTTATTGCCGGTGTTCTGGTAGGAAGGATAAAAACATTCCACTGGCTTGAGCATTCACTCATTCCTTTCAAGATTTTCTTTGTTACCCTTTTTTTTGTTTCCATAGGGCTGCGTATTGACATTTCTTATCTTTATTTTAACTTCCGCTTCATCCTGTTAGGAGCATTTTTTGTTCTGATCAGCAATAGTATCATGTCAGCTATTATTTTCCGCTTACTGAGATATAACTGGAAAGACAGCTGGTATGGAGGAGCCCTGCTCTCGCAGACAGGAGAATTCGGTATTCTGGCATTGTCTATAGCCTATAAAACAGGGATTATCGAATACAGCTTATATAAAGACGGACTTGGCATCACATGCTTATCACTGCTACTCTTTACGATATGGATTTCGGTGCTCAAAAAACTTATTGAAAGAAAATCAGTTATCCCACATTAA
- a CDS encoding DNA polymerase III subunit alpha produces the protein MFLNCHSFHSLRYGTLSVEQLVKQAYEQDIKTLVLTDINTVTAIYDFKKECENYHIKPIAGVEIRKEDRLLYIAIAKEFSGIGEVNVMLTDYHCHGRELSQTAPEFKDIFVVYPLDQIPSILKANELIGIREDELTLLIRPELALLIPKMVILHPVSFSTKKEYSLHRILRAIDKNILLSKLSDQDIARPSEYFTSENTILEAFRQYPRIIENTKKILEACSFDFEFKKVRNKQCYTQSKESDLKLLTRLAYIGLKRRYGTDHKIAGKRIEKELAVINELNFCSYFLITWDIVRYSNSLGFMHVGRGSGANSIVSYCLGITDICPLELDLYFERFLNLNRMTPPDFDIDWSWQNRDTILEYIFKRYGKDHVAFCGTNVEFKHKSRFREVGKAFGLPKEELDELTKKPMETHESNSVIQTIHKYVKLLESFPNQRSMHACGILISEDPITNYSALEIPPKGFPIVQFDMNVAEDIGLEKFDILSQRGLGTINDTVNLIKKTRGINVDIRDTTLSKDEEKANEYLAVGKTIGCFYIESPAMRGLLRRLKCSDYRTLVAASSIIRPGVAQSGMMREYIFRHNHPDQFEYFHSVFQEHLKETYGIMVYQEDVIKIAQYFGGLSLADGDILRRAMSGKGRSIKKLQEVKANFFNSCRDKGHSQELTAEAYRQIESFAGYSFCKAHSASYAVESYQSLYLKVYYPLEFMVSVINNQGGFYRTEVYIHEAKMSGGNIQVPCVNTSEFQTILKGKSIYLGLMLLEGLETRITNTIVEERERNGNYTSLEDFIRRIPIGIETVQTLIFVGAFRFTGKPKNELLVEARILLVNFKPENRGMLLFEEAVPQHRLPRLKRENFEDAFDEIELIGFPVSCTPFDLLQTKYRGSVFVKDLLQYHKKQVKMLAYLIARKHVPTKKGTMYFGTWIDVNGHYFDTAHFPDSLKKYDFQGGGCYLLLGTVEVDFHFPSITIHKMAKMPMIPDPRYAYDKDKQYDIHRHIKEDVSMTFREPYPQAHEIGLPRQMFGTQTKS, from the coding sequence ATGTTTCTCAATTGTCATTCTTTTCACAGTCTCAGGTACGGGACCTTATCCGTTGAACAGCTGGTAAAACAGGCATATGAACAGGATATTAAAACTTTGGTTCTGACAGATATTAATACCGTTACCGCAATCTATGATTTTAAGAAAGAATGTGAAAACTACCATATCAAACCTATCGCAGGAGTCGAAATACGAAAAGAGGATCGGCTTCTTTATATCGCTATTGCCAAAGAATTTTCGGGAATCGGCGAAGTCAATGTCATGCTGACGGATTACCATTGCCATGGCCGGGAACTTTCTCAAACTGCACCAGAATTCAAGGATATATTTGTAGTCTATCCCTTGGATCAAATTCCTTCCATCTTAAAAGCAAATGAATTGATAGGGATTCGTGAAGACGAGCTTACCCTTTTAATTCGTCCTGAGCTTGCCCTGCTGATTCCAAAAATGGTGATCCTCCACCCCGTTTCTTTCAGCACAAAAAAAGAGTACAGCCTTCATCGGATTTTAAGGGCGATTGATAAAAATATATTGTTATCAAAATTAAGCGACCAGGATATAGCCCGTCCATCAGAATATTTTACATCTGAAAACACCATCCTGGAAGCTTTCCGGCAGTATCCAAGGATTATAGAAAATACAAAAAAAATCTTAGAAGCCTGCAGCTTTGATTTTGAATTTAAAAAGGTCAGGAATAAACAATGTTATACCCAGTCAAAAGAATCTGACTTAAAGCTATTGACAAGATTGGCATATATAGGCTTAAAAAGACGCTACGGAACGGATCATAAAATTGCAGGAAAAAGGATTGAGAAGGAACTGGCAGTCATCAACGAGCTTAACTTTTGTTCCTATTTCTTGATTACATGGGATATTGTAAGGTATAGCAACAGCCTGGGGTTTATGCATGTGGGGCGTGGAAGCGGGGCCAATTCAATTGTCAGCTACTGCCTAGGCATTACCGATATCTGCCCGTTGGAACTGGATCTTTATTTTGAACGGTTCTTAAACCTTAACCGGATGACCCCGCCGGATTTCGATATCGACTGGAGCTGGCAGAACAGGGATACCATTCTGGAATATATCTTTAAAAGATATGGGAAAGACCATGTGGCTTTTTGTGGAACTAATGTAGAGTTCAAGCACAAATCCAGGTTCAGAGAAGTAGGAAAAGCTTTTGGGCTACCTAAAGAGGAACTCGACGAATTGACGAAAAAACCCATGGAAACCCATGAGTCCAATTCAGTGATCCAAACCATTCATAAGTACGTTAAGTTATTGGAAAGCTTTCCTAACCAAAGGAGCATGCATGCCTGTGGAATTCTGATTTCAGAAGACCCCATTACGAACTATTCCGCTTTGGAAATACCGCCTAAAGGATTCCCTATCGTTCAGTTTGATATGAACGTAGCGGAAGATATCGGGCTTGAGAAATTTGATATTCTTTCCCAAAGAGGTTTGGGAACGATCAACGATACAGTCAATCTTATCAAGAAAACCAGAGGCATTAACGTTGATATTCGCGATACAACCCTATCCAAGGATGAGGAAAAAGCCAATGAATATCTGGCCGTAGGGAAAACCATCGGGTGTTTCTATATAGAATCTCCGGCCATGCGGGGACTCTTAAGAAGATTAAAATGCAGTGATTACCGCACCCTTGTAGCTGCTTCTTCCATTATCCGGCCCGGTGTGGCACAAAGCGGTATGATGCGGGAATACATCTTCAGGCACAACCATCCTGACCAATTTGAATATTTTCATTCGGTGTTTCAAGAGCATTTGAAGGAAACCTACGGAATTATGGTGTATCAGGAAGATGTGATTAAAATTGCCCAGTACTTTGGAGGACTTTCTTTAGCGGATGGGGATATCCTACGAAGGGCAATGAGTGGCAAAGGCCGCTCCATTAAAAAGCTTCAGGAAGTAAAAGCCAATTTTTTTAATTCCTGTAGAGATAAAGGGCATTCGCAGGAGTTGACCGCCGAAGCATACCGGCAGATTGAATCTTTTGCGGGATATTCTTTCTGTAAGGCGCATTCGGCATCCTATGCTGTGGAAAGCTATCAGAGCCTCTATCTGAAAGTATATTATCCGTTGGAATTCATGGTTTCCGTGATTAATAATCAAGGAGGTTTTTACCGTACTGAAGTTTATATCCATGAGGCAAAAATGTCAGGTGGAAATATTCAGGTTCCTTGTGTTAATACAAGTGAGTTTCAAACCATATTGAAAGGGAAAAGTATCTATTTAGGACTTATGCTTTTGGAAGGCCTGGAAACAAGAATAACCAATACTATTGTTGAAGAACGTGAAAGAAACGGCAATTATACATCGTTGGAAGATTTCATAAGGCGTATTCCCATCGGTATTGAGACTGTACAAACCTTGATATTCGTCGGAGCATTCCGCTTTACCGGGAAACCTAAAAACGAACTGCTTGTTGAAGCCCGTATATTGCTGGTGAATTTTAAACCTGAAAACAGGGGCATGTTATTATTTGAGGAAGCTGTTCCTCAGCATCGATTACCCCGGTTAAAACGAGAAAACTTTGAAGATGCTTTTGATGAAATCGAACTCATCGGATTTCCTGTTTCATGCACTCCTTTTGATCTGCTGCAAACCAAGTACCGAGGCTCTGTTTTTGTAAAAGACCTTTTACAGTATCATAAGAAACAGGTAAAAATGTTGGCCTATCTTATTGCCAGGAAACACGTTCCCACAAAAAAAGGAACCATGTATTTCGGAACCTGGATCGATGTAAATGGTCATTACTTCGATACGGCACATTTTCCGGACAGCCTGAAAAAATATGATTTTCAGGGCGGCGGCTGTTATTTGCTATTGGGAACCGTGGAAGTTGACTTTCATTTCCCTTCCATTACCATCCATAAAATGGCCAAAATGCCGATGATTCCCGATCCCCGGTATGCTTATGATAAAGATAAACAATACGATATCCACCGCCACATCAAGGAGGATGTGAGTATGACCTTCAGGGAACCTTATCCTCAGGCGCATGAAATAGGACTACCCCGTCAGATGTTCGGCACTCAAACAAAAAGTTAA
- a CDS encoding T9SS type A sorting domain-containing protein translates to MKTKILLLSLALCACIFSAQMPKWTVGNSLIDFSGTSPTIINSLGINTGDLWSVNGFYDENNNLLFNRTGGGINQNTSFAQEMGIIRVPGSCNRFYLIGIPPAPVGGTTSLYYSMIEVSNGSVNYVPGYYMVNLGSMNTLMGSIAISKLKADNTRFLFATAGESRRFRISNTGITYEATIISNINDISDEADLYEDPVSGNMKLALATYAGFKVYNLNNQGGYISTWSVPSSFGVQNVRGLEFIDSNRLLVSQNNNVALKRGLAVINMASGSISYIPGSQQYLDSHIEKAIDGKFYTTSGEFPPYKLASVDIVNLTATEVVTLPAIGRYHVRALPEQVDNENYFTVNHKQDLASYDSPVDTGLEPNPSANTWINIYQSPDIWNRVTNSGLNLIHENPGYSGPGSNVMRFRVHNQSCHTSSPSYARLYWTMGSTGETWPDSWIGVGVGNIGGIAAGGELNIPYTGFNPSNIYVPGYGFKIPALAPGEEYIIDAKWHPVNPSIYGANADNVICFLGRIDDPNDPMHNEQVGPIEPNVVNNNNIVTRNTRLVNLSGVYPFSGSGFFIGNYFNDEHHFDIRFERVKDSGIPFENAGNVTIKLDPRIWQRWIEGGKQGEGIQILNYDQHEILVTNISKAILKNIRLQAKESLPVTVNFNLVNMNINTLQEYDFAVSQVASDKPSEQYGSVCHFLVDINREDQNEEYLEKQSGNSYSLFSDDLKLSPNPVSDIAFLSFTLKNDAKITAKITDWHGKEIKSLISSELKKGKNSIQFSTAGLPQGSYMVNISSGLENKSLQLMVRH, encoded by the coding sequence ATGAAAACAAAAATTCTGCTATTATCTTTGGCTCTTTGTGCCTGTATATTCAGCGCACAGATGCCCAAATGGACGGTAGGTAATTCTTTAATAGATTTTTCTGGGACCTCACCCACAATTATCAATTCATTAGGCATCAACACCGGTGACCTGTGGTCTGTAAACGGATTTTATGATGAGAACAATAATCTTCTTTTCAACAGGACAGGAGGAGGAATCAATCAAAATACCTCATTTGCACAGGAAATGGGAATCATCAGAGTGCCGGGAAGCTGTAACAGGTTTTACCTTATCGGAATTCCTCCCGCACCGGTTGGCGGAACAACATCATTATATTACAGCATGATTGAGGTTTCCAACGGATCTGTGAACTATGTTCCCGGCTATTATATGGTTAACCTGGGATCCATGAATACATTAATGGGATCAATAGCCATTTCTAAGTTAAAAGCCGATAATACACGTTTTCTTTTTGCAACGGCAGGCGAAAGCAGAAGATTTAGAATTTCAAATACCGGTATCACCTATGAAGCAACAATTATTAGTAATATCAATGATATTTCTGATGAAGCAGATCTTTATGAAGATCCGGTTTCCGGAAATATGAAGCTGGCTCTGGCTACTTATGCAGGCTTTAAGGTGTATAATCTGAACAACCAGGGCGGATACATCAGCACATGGTCTGTACCCTCATCATTTGGGGTACAGAATGTAAGGGGGCTTGAATTTATTGACAGTAATAGGCTGCTCGTTTCACAAAATAATAATGTTGCGCTGAAACGCGGTCTTGCAGTCATAAACATGGCTTCTGGCAGCATATCCTATATTCCGGGCTCTCAACAATACCTTGACTCACATATTGAAAAAGCGATCGATGGAAAGTTCTATACTACTTCGGGAGAATTTCCTCCGTATAAATTGGCTTCGGTTGATATTGTGAATTTAACAGCTACTGAGGTTGTAACACTTCCGGCTATCGGCCGTTACCATGTAAGGGCTCTCCCCGAGCAGGTGGATAATGAAAATTATTTTACTGTCAACCACAAGCAAGATCTGGCATCATATGACAGCCCTGTGGATACAGGTCTGGAACCAAACCCTAGCGCAAACACATGGATTAATATCTACCAAAGTCCCGATATATGGAATAGAGTAACTAATTCCGGGCTAAACCTTATCCATGAAAATCCGGGATATTCGGGTCCGGGCTCCAATGTTATGAGATTCAGAGTACACAACCAGAGCTGTCATACCTCATCCCCTAGTTATGCAAGACTTTACTGGACAATGGGGTCAACGGGTGAAACCTGGCCTGATTCCTGGATAGGTGTGGGAGTAGGAAACATCGGAGGTATTGCGGCAGGAGGTGAATTGAATATTCCTTATACGGGCTTTAATCCTTCGAATATATATGTTCCGGGTTATGGTTTTAAGATACCGGCTTTGGCACCCGGAGAGGAATACATTATAGATGCAAAGTGGCATCCTGTAAATCCAAGCATTTATGGAGCCAATGCAGATAATGTGATCTGTTTTCTGGGAAGAATAGATGATCCCAATGACCCGATGCATAATGAGCAAGTTGGACCTATTGAACCCAATGTAGTGAATAACAACAACATCGTTACCCGAAACACCAGACTGGTAAACCTGAGCGGTGTATATCCTTTCAGTGGAAGCGGCTTCTTCATAGGTAATTATTTTAATGATGAACATCATTTTGACATCCGTTTCGAGCGTGTAAAAGATTCGGGAATACCATTTGAAAATGCTGGCAATGTTACCATAAAACTCGATCCCAGAATATGGCAGAGATGGATAGAAGGCGGAAAGCAGGGAGAAGGGATACAGATCCTGAATTATGACCAGCATGAAATCCTCGTCACAAATATATCGAAAGCCATATTAAAAAACATACGGCTACAGGCAAAAGAATCGTTACCTGTTACAGTCAATTTCAATCTGGTTAATATGAATATCAATACTCTTCAGGAATATGATTTTGCCGTTTCTCAGGTCGCATCTGATAAGCCATCAGAGCAGTATGGCAGTGTATGCCATTTTCTGGTAGACATAAACAGAGAAGACCAAAATGAAGAATATCTGGAAAAACAAAGCGGTAATTCCTACTCATTATTTTCGGATGATCTTAAGCTGTCTCCAAATCCTGTTTCAGATATAGCCTTTCTCAGCTTTACTTTAAAGAATGATGCGAAAATTACCGCAAAAATAACAGACTGGCATGGAAAAGAGATAAAGAGCCTTATTTCCAGTGAACTGAAAAAAGGTAAAAATAGTATTCAATTCTCTACGGCAGGTCTACCGCAAGGAAGTTATATGGTAAATATCAGCTCAGGCCTTGAGAACAAATCCCTGCAGCTCATGGTAAGACATTAA
- a CDS encoding alpha-ketoglutarate-dependent dioxygenase AlkB family protein yields MDQLSLFDAKEFYEFPKDLIEYQEDFLSRAEADMLKDQLLHTVPWEQRTQKMYDKMVLTPRLTAWYGERNKSYNPEENSLPTDSWIPELLLLKERIEKEFGYRFNGVLLNLYRDNNDSVDKESRYGKRPVIASISLGQTRNFDFRKMDHHQSKYSLPLPHDSLLIMKGDMQEHWEPWYC; encoded by the coding sequence ATGGATCAGCTGAGTTTATTTGATGCAAAAGAATTTTATGAATTTCCCAAAGACCTTATAGAATATCAGGAAGATTTTTTAAGCAGAGCAGAAGCCGACATGCTCAAAGACCAACTGCTGCATACTGTTCCCTGGGAGCAGCGGACCCAAAAGATGTATGATAAAATGGTTTTAACACCACGCCTTACGGCTTGGTACGGTGAGCGTAATAAATCCTATAACCCGGAGGAAAATTCTTTACCTACTGATTCATGGATACCTGAACTCTTGCTGCTTAAAGAGAGGATAGAAAAAGAATTCGGCTATCGGTTCAACGGAGTACTGCTCAATTTGTACCGTGATAATAATGATTCGGTGGATAAGGAAAGCCGTTACGGCAAAAGGCCTGTGATTGCGTCAATCAGTTTGGGACAAACCAGAAATTTTGATTTTAGAAAAATGGATCATCATCAAAGCAAATACAGCCTGCCCCTTCCGCATGACTCTTTGCTGATTATGAAAGGGGATATGCAGGAGCACTGGGAGCCATGGTATTGCTAA
- a CDS encoding DUF6624 domain-containing protein gives MNLSIEQGWTNLKHLNSDTDLENLHSKKEWGKTIKKLEKKLELMEANYDKPLQAELLTILDEDQKYRIQINETQKKFAQDSKEMQDLWKLTIQKDSINVLKVKKILDEKGWVGKDKVGAQANSALFLVIQHSDLETQKKYLPMMKEAVTKGNANPGSLALLIDRIEIREGRKQIYGSQIGT, from the coding sequence TTGAACTTATCAATAGAGCAAGGTTGGACAAATCTAAAGCACTTAAATTCTGATACTGATTTAGAAAATTTACATTCAAAAAAAGAATGGGGGAAAACAATTAAAAAGTTAGAAAAAAAATTAGAGTTAATGGAAGCAAATTATGACAAACCATTGCAGGCTGAATTATTGACAATTCTTGACGAAGACCAAAAATATAGAATTCAAATCAATGAAACTCAAAAAAAATTCGCTCAAGATTCTAAAGAAATGCAAGACCTTTGGAAACTAACAATTCAGAAAGACTCAATTAATGTATTAAAAGTAAAAAAAATATTAGATGAAAAAGGTTGGGTTGGTAAAGACAAAGTAGGCGCACAAGCCAATAGTGCATTATTTCTTGTCATTCAACATTCAGATTTGGAAACGCAAAAAAAATATTTACCAATGATGAAAGAAGCTGTAACAAAAGGAAATGCAAATCCAGGCTCTTTAGCTTTGTTAATTGACAGGATAGAAATTCGGGAAGGCAGGAAACAAATATACGGAAGTCAGATAGGAACATAA
- a CDS encoding recombinase family protein — MASLAEYERELIRERINAGLQSARIKGRAGGRPIEW; from the coding sequence ATGGCTTCTTTGGCTGAATATGAAAGAGAGTTGATAAGAGAAAGAATTAATGCCGGTTTACAATCTGCAAGAATAAAAGGAAGAGCCGGCGGAAGACCAATCGAGTGGTAA
- a CDS encoding Hsp20/alpha crystallin family protein has product MSIVKRNNGSLLPANRTLFDDFFSRELFNWGNNNFSSTLSTLPSVNIKENPENFEVEVAAPGMEKQDFQITLDGNFLTISSAKKNQQEENNDNYTRREFSYQSFQRSFELAKNVVDEDRIEAKYENGVLKLIIPKTEDAKKKAPRLIEIQ; this is encoded by the coding sequence ATGTCAATCGTAAAAAGAAACAATGGCAGCTTGCTCCCTGCCAATCGTACACTGTTCGATGACTTTTTCAGCCGCGAACTTTTTAACTGGGGCAACAACAATTTTTCTTCCACCCTCAGCACACTTCCTTCGGTCAATATCAAGGAAAATCCTGAGAACTTTGAAGTGGAAGTTGCCGCACCGGGTATGGAAAAACAAGATTTCCAAATTACCCTGGATGGTAATTTTCTTACCATTTCTTCTGCCAAGAAAAACCAACAGGAAGAAAATAATGACAATTACACCCGCAGAGAATTTAGCTATCAGTCTTTCCAACGCAGCTTTGAGCTGGCCAAGAATGTAGTGGATGAGGATCGTATTGAAGCTAAATACGAAAATGGTGTTTTAAAACTCATAATCCCGAAGACGGAAGATGCCAAAAAGAAAGCTCCCCGCCTAATCGAGATCCAATAA